In Rosa rugosa chromosome 4, drRosRugo1.1, whole genome shotgun sequence, the genomic stretch acattggccAGGGCGCCCGCCTTCGCCgcgtcattcatcgcctttttatattccgccgactgtttaaatttctccacagcggcggccgcggcacgGCTACCTTCGCCCCTTAGGCGGGCCACCTCACCCTCTAGTTtcttcacctccccttgcctggcggcagactcccgctgcaggatatcaatcttcttctccttagcggctacccgttcctgcagcagggccctgtcttgctccagcttggaaaCGCGATCATTTCGCTCCACATTCCGCTGGATGGCGACTTCCAGCTTGCCGCGAGCGTCCGCAACATCGCAGTCAGCCTTCATCAGACgccgctccacatccgccagcctgtccttggcatccGCAAGCTCCCCCTCAAGCCTCTtgacctcctccctgagctgcaCCTCGatccggggctgcttcgacgctgccacgaacatttcgttcagcccaaccgccaggtgacCAAAGGCCGAACTGAAGGGGGACTTGTCACTCGCCGTGgggcgcgaaatccccgctaggccgccaaagcccaaccgctcgcagagatggaatagaaactcccgctcactgtcggtcatgaactcggcataggcggcgaaggagtccagatcgctcacaacCGCCTCTTTCTCAGAAACCGCCGGGGCCTTTGGCGGAGCTTGCCGAACCTTCTTTTGCTGGCGGCTCCGGATGACCTCAccttcatcctcatcctcatcctcctcggcGGAGTCGTTCTGTCGGCGCTTCCGCAGGAGCACCCGTGTGTTTCCAGCGGGCACCGTGACAGTCCCCGCCGGCTGTCCCGCCCTCTGTGAGCCACGCCTGAGGGCCACCACCCTCTCTTTCTGCGGAGCGGGAGCAGCGGCCCCCTTCTTCCCGCCCTCCACAGTGGCACCAGCCTGAATAACTGGCAGGCCGTCGGcgccaaggtgggagtggtgcggcatgggcaacaCCACCGGTACCTCGGatgggctcagcgccagtgtctccgGGTTTACAACCGTCTCCTGGGCCGCCTGCCCTGAGGCGTACAtggcctccaagaaattgtttATCTCAGCACGGTCCATGGCCTTCTCGAAAACGTCGCGGCTTGCTTTGTTCCCTGGCGGAgtctctacaacaaataaaatgcGAACACATCAGCCTCGAACAACCTAGCAAAAGATACTGTCTGGCGGAGGTGTCTTACCAACGGCGCGAGTCAGTTGcagatcgaccaacaactcccaaccggtcagcaTGCGGAAGTCAAGCAAATttcgattccgccaacagcctctgatgcgcGCCACgtggcactcttcctcacgagtCAGGGTATACCGCAAgcccgctacaaaacaagaataatgGTTAGCGTACGGTACAAAGGCTATACATAACGTAAAACCATAcgtgttcagcggagaccgccagacaacctcggataggctgaaactccgacttaatcctaaacgtcggctccccctcgttggactccgcttggtactcccaccccgccgtggcaacgcagaaggtccctcgccagtaggacatcgagtcCCTCAAGTTTtcaatcagcttgggcgctccctggcggcgactcaaattcacctgccctctacaaccttggcgcttcacgtacaccagttcgtagaagtgcagtacctccgccacagttggcccctCGCAGCCGGACAGCCGCCACAGTGAGGTCATCGCCAACATCagccgccacatgttggggcagatctgcccaaaagcaaggccgaactcgcacaccaaaatCTGTAGATTGGGCACGAGCGGCAATGTCACCCCTTGACGAAATATGGCCTCATGCACAGCGgcaaaccccgctggaagaatggacgccttctcatccaccgtcggcggacgcagttTTACCACGCCAGGCAACCGGTACGCCCGCTTCAACCGATTGACGGCGACGGCATTCATCCTCCCTCCAGCCTCATCAAtgggggtcccatcctggagaacccatgcCGACTCGGTATCCTCACCCGTCACATCTACCCcttcagcggaaccactggccgCACTGTTACTCGCCAACCGCTCCTCACGTCTCTCCTGCGCAGCGGTAGCCtcccccgccctagaactctccggacgcgacccACGACCCATAACTACTTCCCAGGGCTCAACTTCTAGCGGTTCTGGAAGTGAGGTTCCAGCACGGGCAGACGGatgcaacgagtcaataaaaattctatccgccgcgctgaacgacacgtcagacccggagtcctcactgctcgaaatctctacgacgttagccatcccaaaccctaaaacccaaatcagttagctcaaaaaCGGATCTAACCCATCCCCACACCAGTTATAgcaaagaacaccaagaacaaactacccagaaaaataccaaaatatgaacacacactcaacccagattcgaccatctagcaaaaccctatataccaactctctgtcaaacaccttaacccacccccaaatcacACTTTATACCCTCCCACAACAGCAAAGAAGACGCCAATCCCAGAAATAGCAAATAACCCAGAAATCGATAAAGCAAAAGAAACCGGACAGAGAACCAGAATGCTAACCTCAGCGCTAAACTTTGTGAGGTTGTGGTGCGCGTTGGTCTCCGACGACAGAAGCTTTCGTCTTTCCGagcacgagaactccaccaaaacacagcagcctctttcttgaATCTCAGACGcgaagagcttgaagacgagtaGGGTTTGAAGTTTTGCCAAACTGACAAAGTTTCGATACGTTCCCCCTCTTTTATGTCCCCTTCAGGGGATTCTGGGCCGTCGAAGGaaaaaacgacatcacctaCCGACCGTCCACGTGTCCCACGCCTGCAGTAAattctccggattaaccgaagcgacgcctcggttccgcaatccatcattactggcattaatgacgagaagacggccggactgacGAGACCCGGCCTCCGGACGCTAACCCTCTCgcagtttgccacgtgtcagccaccatcagacgaagcgtctactGGAAGCAACCACTTGCGCCAACTTAACAAGTAACAAAGTCTCCGCTGCGCGacactccgccagcggaacttctcacttcatctcgtgacgaagtctccgctgagcgaaactccgccagcggaacttctcacttcatctcgtgacgaagtatccgctgagcgaaactccgccagcggaacttctcacttcatctcgtgacgaagtctccgctgagcgaaactccgccagcggaacttctcacttcatctagtgacgaagtctccgctgaccaaaactccgccagcggaacttctcacttcatctcgtgacgaagtctccgctgcgcgacactccgccagcggaacttctcacttcatctcgtgacgaagtctccgctgggcgAGGCCCCGCCGGTCTCATCACCATCGGTCTCCGACAGTGGAGCGTCTCCCTTGtcagcctgcaaactgggcatcttccgctacaccaCACAACGCTACCGGCACCCTCTTTTATCTGACATGTCGCGTGCTTTATTCAGTGCTGTACCGCTCAATAGAATACCGCCAaacacgtctactggacgctgttttcctgcttcaaccagcggGGGGTTATCCGCCAgaggcggatcccgaggccacgcctcattctgccAAAACGTCCGCCACGCGGCATTACGGTCAGactgtccctacgggacacggggactagtcaacagtctacgacgaccctgatcaggtacgttgacccccgtcatttgggtactaagattgggctcgctacccaacaccctctgctccgtgcatctccccctcaacaaacaatttaccgaccttccggaggtccatcttagccggggagtgggggactccctggggggccttgcaggggcccacccgaaagggtataaagcgtttgctcaataaatccatggttgacaacgcactgacgctaattatgcttttgcaaagtctagcgaaagaaacgcttcaaaccgccgatcaactccccaaccaagattgccctccttgactggggacttgggggacttgtacctacatgtacatttgcaagcataattagctataatgagctacgctcattatACCACCAGAAGTATCAaactcccaccaaagtaatgtcctacggatagaccaccaggcgggctacggcctgagcgCAGGGTCGTCCCCATATCACCGCCgatgcgccgccacgcgctgctcCAAGATGGCgccagaagctactgaaactaagaactgaagcacatctgtcccacatcgaaaacagagatgagatcagacctctcctcacctataaataggtcctctcttctctattcattaattacgcattctactactcatttattgttatgctgcctatatgcatggactgacttaggcatcggagaagtgaagaccgcccaacgcggtctccctctgacgccctgtctctcatttgacagctagcgaagatcatcaagtatacagagtagcggtccgcccaacggacctgcgttaaacgaaggtctggctaccgccagactttgagcattaacaactactttaagcatgcctacaaatatatcacacttgatatgcttttacatgcttccataacttttaagcatgcctacaacatttcgtagatttggcaacactttctacacctcacatgctagatatgccatgcttcacataccgatctcaatgatccttaggcatatctacaaaaatgcaaaaatgatattagcatccacattacaagtacatgctatacacatatgccatgcttctattttaattgcaactccattaaataaacatgggacactcgaACAAAAtgttattacttgctctatgtgtttgtcattttttcatacagatacaaactttacgagtctatggtctacaACCAACCGccaaggcaacgcctcataatgacaatgaccgctacgcggcattgcagtcaagtttttcTCCTTCGAGAAAAAAAGTAAAGGGACCAGTTAACagagcccacggcagccattgatccggtagttaaccccgacgcttgggtatctaagattaggttcgctacctaacgcccactgcttaaacgcagctcccctcatcaaacaattttccgaccattcTGAGGTctattgacaggacccgccccgaatttcaccctgaaatccgaggtggccctgtggggcccaccttaggaataactctaccgaaaattcagcagagtcacccctaaaaatggactacccaacctgtagaattacaatcacacttctaacaaatcatccataatctcctggagccaccctgctccccaaaatccaacaactccacaatttacAACTAAAAACCGAACATTTCAACATACACAGGGGCAACACCCAAACTTTACAACaattgtcccacaggttatcagagcaatctaaagaagattaagaattcataatacaagtaggttcaacgattaacctacaatatgaaaacaacagcagcagatgctatgccccgaatcctactatgccgaaccagctactctgcaaactgggcatttgaaaccgaagggcccaggggaaaagcacataaaacgttagcgtgagtggacaaaataaataaataaataattgtaaagaaaagtgggttttgtgcttttccacatttatcccttttaaaaacccgatgcatgcaacttttaagaaaaacacatttatcaacaaatccaagattctcgtaaaaacacaccagccccgctggttacgataacatcgaaatccaaaattctcgtgaaaacacaccagccccgctggttacgaaaataatggactagccccgctagtcaagtcacgaaaaagtatggggaagaagttatcaccatacgagaagggagcctcccaggctcgggtcggagtgtcccacactctggagcatcccatgctctgctcttactcacccacaaacacatagtaagcagggaggagtactaataggctagctagcaataaatatgacgacccaggtatggcgggtaaaaaccattaaaatccagtaaatctataaggcttccccatgtcccacgaataaagaaaacacgggtacgattcccaaccgtacccggaaattctcgtaaaagtcgtataaagcaacagcgtgtcccacacgctaaaagaataactagattaacaataaggcattcccaatgccaaaatcgaaagtcaataaataaacaagaaatataattccatcgaaatcccatttcgaaaaaaatattccagaaatctcaatatcgacgaataaaataaaatatattaataaatttcggaaatcacctcggaaaaataattcgtcgaaaatcacttaaatcacaagttcaaatccgagtgaataaaactcacgttccaaaaatcatgatggaaaatccaagcaatattccaaaaccgaaatcgtattcgaaactaaaataatatgataattaataaaacattaactcgaaaaataaatgcatgcatcaatattcaaaaacaaacgtccactcacagtatacggctagcgtggtatccaagcgtaaggatcctcgtcgagcgatgagtcagtatctcgtcctgtacacaattgtattccgtaaacaacaattcaataaaacaatacgattctatattgaatcccgaaaaccccacgtaaactaGCAATTCCAACTCCTttcaacttcaagccaaacttcaccatttatatcaatccatcgattaaggtattccatgacggaataagggaaatccgaaggccggattcccacaaatcaacaaccgaaactccacactttcaaaattcacaaacaattccaaactcctccaaaaattaccaaacttcataaacaagctctactcaaattataggatttaatgggctaaaaattggaattaaatgtcagccctacgtgccaccacgcgccacccacagtggcggcgagtggggcccacgcgccggcggccaccacctccgatggccaccaaatttggacagtagcttctactcaacaaaactaaccattcattcaactacaacatctcacaattttacctttaagagctcGGATTAAGCTGATGAAGTTTGCCCAGAAAATTGCTTCGGACCCAAGGATGTTCTTCGTCGATTCGGCCTCCACGATGCAAATCGGAGCAagagaccttaggggaaatgttCGCCGGCTCAAGGCGCTCCTTCAGTCCAAGTTTGGTGGTCGGAGACGGCCGGAAACTGcgaaatcgccggaaaaaccAAAATTGCACCCGGAGGAGAATTTGCTTCGAATCGAGGTTTTTCGGCCAAATTGTCGAAAGCCCAGGGTACCAGCGTGTAGGGAAGGAAGAGGCGGTCCCAGAATGACCAGTGGCACGCcgtcaggtggccggaatcggaaattAGGCCGGAAATTCAAAAATCCCCCGAACCGGAGGAGgagagatcgggggagaggagagagagggagcccggtaagtttccaattggaaacttaccacagtgattttccctttatatagaaacttaccttgaacagtaacttttcctttttcgcctataactttcgcatacgagctccgatttttacgaaccacatatgcacgcgctcggtttaatatcctctacaactttcgtgaagaaaattttctcaaattctgacccgaacaaaaagtcaacttttagggccactaaaagtgctgaaacgacagtcaaagtgaaaatagttgtcgtttaccgtccaaatgaccagtaaacgggtgaatttgggttcgggacgtaacaatctcccctccttataaaatttcgtcctcgaaattcaCACGAACAATAAAACGCTTAACTAAACCAACTCTATTGGTTACGCGTTCCCCGGTgaaacaatataagaaaataatACAAGGAAAAGAATATCGTACCGTCAGGAGTATATGGAGGAACGTGATCCTCTCGCTGAAACATGGCATGAAGTCTCGTCTGAGTCGTAGGACGTCCACGGCGACCACTACCTCGTTGAGTGCCGCCCCTGACAGAACTAGTGGAAGTGCCGCTAGATGAACCTCCTGATGCGTGACTAGAACCTTGACCGACGTCTGGAGTAACATCCTGAGTCAAAGTAGGGCAATCCCTCCTATAATGACCCTGCTGTCCACACTGATAGCACGTCACATCCCTCGTCCAACGCTGGGGACGATCCCTCCAAGTATGGAATCCCTCTGAGGTACCACCGTACTGACTAGTGCCGTCACTGAACTGCCACTCAGACTGACCATCTCCCATATTAAGTCCTCCAAAATCAGATAGGGTGACTGAATCCGAGCTAACACGTCTACCACCTCCAGAAGATCCTGAACCAGAAGTAGAAGCAGCTCTCTTGGATGGACCCTGGCTAGGGCCACCCGCATCTCGAGGTCGAACACCGGACAAATACATGGTCTCAAGTCGCAGAGCAGCATTAACTACCTCAGAGTAAGTATTGAATGGCACTCCTGTCAACTGCTCACGATACTTACCCCCCAATCCATCAACAAACCTATAGATCCGCTCTCTTTCAGTGCCAACCAAATCAGGCACAAACTGGGCTAGCTGGGTGAACCGCTGCTCAAACTCCGTCACAGTCTTGTCCCCTTTCTCTAAATGTAAGAACTCAAACTTCATCCTGTCACGGATAGCTGTACCATAATACCGCTCAGTAAAATGTTCCTTAAACTGTTCCCAAGTGATTGGGCCATCATTCTCTAAATCCCTGCTAGTCATATTCCACCAATCAAAAGCCACACCATCAAGAAAGTCTACTGCCAAGCCCACTTTCCGGTCCTCCGGACAATTAATCTGAGTAAAAACCCTCTCCATCTTGTTCAGCCAATTCTGAGCATCCATAGCATCAGGAGCATGGGAGAAACTATACGCTCCATGCTTCCTCGCTCGCTCCATGGTAAAATCGGTTCTGGAACCAGGAAGCGCTGCAGTCAGCTGCTGGAAAATATGCCCCAAGGCATTCGCTAGTCCTTCAGGAGCATTCCCATCTCCTGAAGCGGGAGTAGTCTCCCTGCGGTTTCGGCGTCTAGGAGGCATAGCACCTGAAGAAGAGAAGGATAACAAAGCTCAAGGATTAGGACATTAACCTATCTACTTTATATACATAATGAACACACtagcaccgaagagtatatgatggggatccgccgcggtcgggccatcactcgggaggtactaggCGCCATTAAGCATATAGAGTAGTAGGAAGGAAAGAAGTCTACAGgacctaacaacctaatgctctgataccaagttgacaggacccgccccgaatttcaccctgaaatccgaggtggccctgtggggcccaccttaggaataactctaccgaaaattcagcagagtcacccctaaaaatggactacccaacctgtagaattacaatcacacttctaacaaatcatccataatctcctggagccaccctgctccccaaaatccaacaactccacaatttacAACTAAAAACCGAACATTTCAACATACACAGGGGCAACACCCAAACTTTACAACaattgtcccacaggttatcagagcaatctaaagaagattaagaattcataatacaagtaggttcaacgattaacctacaatatgaaaacaacagcagcagatgctatgccccgaatcctactatgccgaaccagctactctgcaaactgggcatttgaaaccgaagggcccaggggaaaagcacataaaacgttagcgtgagtggacaaaataaataaataaataattgtaaagaaaagtgggttttgtgcttttccacatttatcccttttaaaaacccgatgcatgcaacttttaagaaaaacacatttatcaacaaatccaagattctcgtaaaaacacaccagccccgctggttacgataacatcgaaatccaaaattctcgtgaaaacacaccagccccgctggttacgaaaataatggactagccccgctagtcaagtcacgaaaaagtatggggaagaagttatcaccatacgagaagggagcctcccaggctcgggtcggagtgtcccacactctggagcatcccatgctctgctcttactcacccacaaacacatagtaagcagggaggagtactaataggctagctagcaataaatatgacgacccaggtatggcgggtaaaaaccattaaaatccagtaaatctataaggcttccccatgtcccacgaataaagaaaacacgggtacgattcccaaccgtacccggaaattctcgtaaaagtcgtataaagcaacagcgtgtcccacacgctaaaagaataactagattaacaataaggcattcccaatgccaaaatcgaaagtcaataaataaacaagaaatataattccatcgaaatcccatttcgaaaaaaatattccagaaatctcaatatcgacgaataaaataaaatatattaataaatttcggaaatcacctcggaaaaataattcgtcgaaaatcacttaaatcacaagttcaaatccgagtgaataaaactcac encodes the following:
- the LOC133742679 gene encoding uncharacterized protein LOC133742679; the protein is MERARKHGAYSFSHAPDAMDAQNWLNKMERVFTQINCPEDRKVGLAVDFLDGVAFDWWNMTSRDLENDGPITWEQFKEHFTERYYGTAIRDRMKFEFLHLEKGDKTVTEFEQRFTQLAQFVPDLVGTERERIYRFVDGLGGKYREQLTGVPFNTYSEVVNAALRLETMYLSGVRPRDAGGPSQGPSKRAASTSGSGSSGGGRRVSSDSVTLSDFGGLNMGDGQSEWQFSDGTSQYGGTSEGFHTWRDRPQRWTRDVTCYQCGQQGHYRRDCPTLTQDVTPDVGQGSSHASGGSSSGTSTSSVRGGTQRGSGRRGRPTTQTRLHAMFQREDHVPPYTPDGRDTDSSLDEDPYAWIPR